In Microbacterium laevaniformans, a single window of DNA contains:
- a CDS encoding beta-1,6-N-acetylglucosaminyltransferase — MPVFVVLAHDDPAMLRRLVGRLGAHPIHVHIDAKTDLDDFDSVAKITSSRTAQYVRTRSRLNWGGWSIVEGMAHSVDQALSDTSVDDHVVFLSGRCYPVRPVAEFVNHLASSRWRVHARAHAVTGPGEDHRWRYERRHGFDSWAARFGARGSLSRRAMRNAWSRLRSIGYAKEVPVHVAIGSQWMALPRDCAQEAVASVRTQQREWFLDSFAPDEIAFQTFIYNSRWAAETEFRKLEPRVASVSEIPNFHIVDANLTGRIDWAMALQPPERAFFARKFDSSRDADLLSEIDRRVE, encoded by the coding sequence ATGCCCGTCTTCGTCGTATTGGCACATGATGACCCAGCCATGTTGCGCCGACTGGTTGGCCGACTGGGTGCGCATCCGATCCATGTCCACATCGACGCGAAGACCGATCTCGACGACTTCGACTCCGTAGCCAAGATCACCAGTTCGCGGACGGCGCAGTACGTTCGAACGCGGAGCAGACTGAATTGGGGCGGATGGTCGATTGTCGAGGGAATGGCACATTCGGTGGATCAGGCCTTGTCGGATACCTCGGTGGATGATCATGTCGTGTTCCTTTCGGGCAGGTGCTATCCGGTCCGTCCCGTCGCCGAATTCGTCAACCACCTGGCTTCGTCGCGCTGGCGCGTGCATGCGCGGGCGCATGCCGTTACCGGACCGGGCGAGGACCATCGATGGCGGTATGAGCGTCGTCATGGCTTCGACTCTTGGGCCGCGCGATTCGGCGCACGTGGATCGCTTTCCCGGAGAGCGATGCGAAACGCCTGGTCACGTTTGCGCTCGATCGGGTATGCGAAGGAGGTTCCCGTACACGTGGCGATCGGGTCTCAGTGGATGGCACTTCCGCGAGATTGTGCTCAGGAGGCAGTCGCCAGCGTTCGTACACAGCAGCGCGAGTGGTTTCTTGACTCCTTTGCGCCTGACGAGATCGCTTTCCAGACCTTCATCTATAATTCGAGATGGGCCGCCGAAACCGAATTCAGGAAGCTGGAACCCAGAGTTGCGAGCGTGTCGGAGATCCCGAACTTTCACATAGTCGACGCAAACCTCACGGGTCGGATCGATTGGGCCATGGCGCTGCAACCGCCGGAGCGCGCCTTCTTCGCGCGGAAGTTTGATTCATCGCGAGACGCAGATCTCTTGAGCGAGATCGACCGCCGCGTCGAATGA
- a CDS encoding glycosyltransferase, with amino-acid sequence MRVAHVVTYLSPDGAFGGPARVALGQAEALAARGHEVTVFAACPPDEEVDQQQDGYSLRTFSGRFLHASLGFAGLRSPGLMRALRAAAPDLDIAHIHLARDLVTLPAARAVRRLGIPYVVQTHGMIDASTRLLARPIDLWETRAALRGASWALVLTAEEAGSLAEIEPSVKQVRITNGVHVGELSPYNDRLPRVVFLARLHPRKRAPAFVETARLLAPRFPQLEFVLAGPDEGDGKRVAEMISALGESVPVRWIGAVDPAETDSLLRSASAYVLPAEGEVFPMSLLEALRAGTPSVVTTSLGIADACRKYGAAVITDGSPEAMAHALAEILTVPGHAESLRQGGATYLRDELNIDHVALRLEGLYDETRQLADAPRPGKG; translated from the coding sequence ATGAGGGTCGCGCACGTCGTCACCTATCTCTCCCCCGATGGAGCGTTCGGGGGTCCCGCTCGAGTTGCCCTCGGTCAGGCAGAGGCGCTCGCCGCACGCGGTCACGAGGTCACGGTCTTCGCAGCTTGTCCTCCAGACGAGGAAGTCGACCAGCAGCAAGACGGCTACAGCCTTCGAACTTTCTCGGGTCGTTTCCTGCACGCCTCTTTGGGGTTCGCTGGTCTACGATCGCCGGGTCTGATGAGAGCCCTTCGAGCTGCGGCGCCTGATCTGGATATCGCGCACATCCACCTCGCCCGCGACCTCGTTACCCTCCCTGCGGCGAGAGCGGTCCGTCGTCTGGGAATTCCATACGTAGTCCAGACCCACGGGATGATCGATGCGTCCACACGGCTGCTCGCTCGTCCGATCGATCTGTGGGAGACGAGAGCGGCGCTTCGAGGCGCTTCGTGGGCCCTCGTACTAACCGCCGAGGAAGCCGGTTCGTTGGCCGAGATCGAGCCATCTGTGAAGCAGGTCCGAATCACGAACGGTGTGCATGTTGGCGAGCTTTCACCTTACAACGACCGCCTGCCTCGAGTGGTGTTCTTAGCTCGATTGCACCCGAGAAAGCGTGCGCCTGCTTTCGTCGAGACGGCCAGGTTGCTCGCCCCTCGCTTCCCTCAACTCGAGTTTGTCCTGGCTGGACCCGACGAGGGCGACGGTAAGCGTGTTGCGGAGATGATTAGCGCGCTCGGTGAATCGGTGCCTGTCCGATGGATCGGAGCCGTGGACCCCGCCGAGACTGACAGCCTGCTCCGGAGCGCAAGCGCCTACGTACTTCCGGCCGAAGGTGAAGTGTTCCCGATGTCGTTGTTGGAAGCGCTGCGCGCTGGCACTCCTTCGGTGGTCACGACTTCGCTCGGGATTGCAGACGCCTGCCGCAAATACGGTGCGGCGGTCATCACTGATGGATCACCGGAAGCGATGGCGCATGCGCTCGCTGAGATCCTGACGGTGCCTGGCCACGCCGAAAGCCTCCGACAGGGAGGAGCCACGTATCTTCGTGACGAACTCAACATCGATCATGTCGCTCTTCGACTCGAAGGCCTCTACGACGAGACGCGTCAACTGGCCGATGCTCCGCGACCCGGAAAAGGCTGA
- a CDS encoding glycosyltransferase family 2 protein, producing the protein MAYRDEAVTVVVPTHGRPRLLERSLASVLAQTTRAHTIVVVDDLDDPATREVVERIAANSIERVKYVASLTLAGSASRSRNVGLAMVETPLVAFLDDDDEWLPGFLASTAARLGAGVDLAVSHTVLRTSLGDRPFMRLSEGLLWTMCLGNNPGLTGSNFVAQTAQLIALDGFDETLLVAEDQDLLVRYLAQGGHYRVLSEDCVIQHAGSGEHLSSPGARQVEGLRSFLDKYRDVSSIRDRRYLRAMWHAASIYPGVSRRARVYHRIMQLMNLPLDVFIGRVAARLRNEPSSDAYK; encoded by the coding sequence TTGGCTTATAGAGATGAAGCCGTCACAGTCGTAGTCCCCACTCACGGGCGCCCGCGGCTTCTGGAGAGATCGCTAGCCTCTGTGCTGGCACAGACCACGCGTGCCCACACCATTGTCGTCGTGGACGACCTGGACGACCCAGCGACGCGCGAGGTTGTCGAGCGGATCGCCGCAAACTCGATCGAGCGAGTGAAGTACGTCGCATCTCTGACGTTGGCGGGATCCGCGTCGCGGTCAAGGAATGTCGGGCTTGCGATGGTCGAGACGCCCCTCGTGGCGTTCCTCGATGACGACGACGAGTGGCTGCCCGGATTCTTGGCGAGCACGGCTGCCCGCCTCGGAGCGGGCGTCGACCTCGCCGTCAGCCATACTGTGTTGCGGACGAGTCTAGGAGATAGGCCCTTCATGCGGCTCAGCGAAGGGCTGTTGTGGACGATGTGTCTCGGAAACAACCCGGGCTTGACGGGATCAAACTTTGTGGCGCAGACTGCTCAGCTAATCGCCCTCGATGGGTTCGATGAGACGCTACTGGTGGCGGAAGATCAGGATCTCTTGGTCCGATACCTCGCGCAAGGAGGACACTACAGAGTGCTGAGCGAAGATTGCGTCATCCAGCACGCCGGCTCTGGTGAGCATCTTTCCTCTCCCGGTGCTCGACAGGTAGAGGGATTGCGGAGCTTCTTGGATAAGTATCGCGACGTATCGTCTATCCGCGACAGGCGATACCTACGCGCGATGTGGCACGCCGCGAGCATCTATCCGGGGGTCTCTCGTCGAGCTCGCGTCTACCATCGGATCATGCAGCTAATGAACCTTCCGCTGGATGTTTTCATTGGGAGGGTTGCCGCTCGCCTTCGCAACGAGCCGAGTTCTGATGCGTACAAGTAA
- a CDS encoding LbetaH domain-containing protein produces the protein MSDIPVIDLSKAPGERAAWDQPAWKVYLWAIVELLLVTNAWQISSGLRIRVLRAFGAEIGSGVIFRPRTRVKFPWKLHIGDRSWIGEGAWFHNQDHIHIGHDVVISQETLLTTGSHRHRKDMALVTRPITIESGVWVTSRCVVLGGVTIGRSALIKPLTRVDSDVEPNTIWDQTGRLAERFR, from the coding sequence GTGAGCGACATTCCGGTGATCGATCTCTCGAAGGCCCCGGGCGAGCGCGCCGCATGGGATCAACCAGCCTGGAAGGTGTATCTCTGGGCCATCGTCGAGTTGCTTCTTGTCACCAACGCCTGGCAGATCAGCTCGGGCCTACGCATACGAGTGCTGCGCGCGTTCGGCGCCGAAATCGGCAGCGGCGTCATCTTCCGGCCCCGCACCCGCGTGAAATTTCCCTGGAAGTTGCACATCGGCGACCGCTCTTGGATCGGCGAGGGCGCCTGGTTCCACAATCAGGACCACATCCACATCGGCCACGATGTCGTGATCTCGCAGGAGACGCTCTTGACGACTGGAAGCCACCGCCACCGCAAGGACATGGCACTCGTCACGCGGCCAATCACGATCGAGTCGGGAGTGTGGGTGACGAGCCGTTGTGTGGTGCTCGGGGGCGTGACTATCGGGCGATCTGCCCTGATCAAGCCGCTCACCCGCGTCGACAGCGACGTCGAGCCAAACACCATCTGGGATCAGACTGGTCGGCTCGCGGAGCGATTCAGATGA